Proteins found in one Deltaproteobacteria bacterium genomic segment:
- a CDS encoding RNA-directed DNA polymerase, with the protein MPDPYSKKTLAIRTLKHLVFRLHSSVDELQKVAAEAEVSYSFWQKKKKNGKLRQISAPNPRLKRIQVSIHNLLKEIELPSCVHCGVKGRSNLTNAKMHAGHEWVLSLDFKEFFPSISHHLVYHTFRHELDCSPPVASILTRLSTLLAQVPQGGPMSTDIANLVCRRLDRRLLGLADRYGLKYTRYCDDLCFSGYCVPDSFKGTLKEIVGQCSFSLNPDKESLCGKHQPQIVTGLTVNHKRLCVPRKTRRAWRKDRHLFFKYEAEQLPEKIRSKQEQRHEGRHAYLVYVNQVH; encoded by the coding sequence TTGCCTGATCCTTATTCGAAAAAGACTCTCGCCATCAGAACCCTGAAGCATTTGGTTTTTCGCCTCCACAGCAGCGTGGATGAATTGCAGAAGGTGGCAGCAGAAGCCGAAGTTTCCTATAGTTTTTGGCAAAAGAAGAAAAAGAATGGAAAACTACGGCAGATTTCTGCACCCAATCCTCGATTGAAACGGATTCAGGTCTCTATACATAACCTTTTAAAAGAGATCGAGCTTCCTAGTTGCGTCCACTGTGGTGTCAAAGGACGCTCCAATCTTACAAATGCAAAAATGCATGCTGGCCATGAATGGGTGTTGAGTCTCGATTTCAAAGAATTTTTCCCCAGCATATCTCACCATCTCGTCTATCATACCTTCCGTCATGAATTGGACTGTTCCCCTCCGGTTGCCAGTATTCTAACTCGGCTGTCAACATTATTGGCCCAGGTTCCTCAAGGGGGACCGATGAGTACAGACATTGCCAATTTGGTTTGCCGGAGATTAGATAGACGGCTTCTGGGACTGGCAGATCGCTATGGTCTTAAATACACACGCTACTGCGATGACCTGTGTTTTTCTGGATATTGCGTCCCTGATTCGTTTAAGGGAACGCTTAAAGAGATTGTCGGTCAATGTTCCTTTTCGTTGAATCCCGACAAGGAGTCTCTTTGTGGAAAGCATCAGCCACAGATTGTGACGGGTTTGACTGTTAACCATAAACGTCTATGTGTGCCAAGAAAGACAAGGCGTGCTTGGCGAAAGGATCGGCACCTTTTTTTCAAGTATGAAGCTGAACAACTTCCCGAAAAGATACGTTCGAAACAAGAGCAACGGCATGAGGGAAGACACGCCTATTTGGTTTATGTTAACCAGGTTCATTGA
- a CDS encoding helix-turn-helix transcriptional regulator, with product MKIGYVLKLVRTVKGMSQGEMAELLGISQNYLSLIESNKKGPSADKIKEFADALKVSEHALVFAASEVPTELSSEDKKQFRKLQQNILSLLLFKLNGELSKIA from the coding sequence ATGAAAATTGGATATGTATTAAAATTAGTCAGGACTGTTAAGGGGATGAGTCAGGGAGAGATGGCTGAACTATTGGGCATATCTCAGAATTACCTTTCCCTGATCGAAAGCAACAAAAAAGGTCCGAGCGCAGATAAGATCAAGGAGTTCGCTGATGCTTTGAAAGTCTCTGAGCATGCCTTGGTATTTGCGGCATCGGAAGTGCCAACTGAATTGAGTTCGGAAGACAAGAAACAATTCCGTAAGCTGCAGCAGAACATCCTTTCACTCTTATTGTTCAAGCTTAACGGGGAGCTGTCGAAGATTGCCTGA
- the dinB gene encoding DNA polymerase IV yields the protein MNTQLESKAIIHLDMDSFYPSVEVLDNPELKCKPVIVGGTRERGVVSSASYEARKFGVHSAQPIVTAMRLCPKGIFLPVRMSRYKEMSSRVFKIFRLFTPLVEPVSIDEAFLDVTGSTRLFGQPDDIAIKIKNMVRKETGLTVSAGVAPSKFVAKIASDIDKPDGLTIVPPDRVREFLEPLSIDKMWGVGKKTQGKLHRLGIQTIGDLARFPADVLEKKLGKHGAGMHQLAQGIDERDVIPATDAKSVGNEKTFPQDILQLDFVRKEILFLADKVARRMRRDGV from the coding sequence ATGAATACTCAGCTTGAATCGAAAGCAATCATACACTTGGACATGGATTCGTTTTATCCGTCAGTTGAGGTACTGGATAACCCGGAATTGAAATGTAAACCGGTCATAGTCGGCGGCACGAGGGAAAGGGGTGTGGTGTCATCTGCGTCGTATGAGGCTCGCAAATTCGGTGTCCATTCCGCGCAGCCCATAGTCACTGCAATGCGCCTTTGCCCCAAAGGAATATTCCTGCCCGTCAGGATGTCCAGGTACAAGGAGATGTCCAGTCGGGTCTTCAAGATATTCCGTCTTTTTACGCCATTGGTCGAGCCGGTTTCCATAGATGAGGCCTTTCTGGATGTCACAGGTTCCACACGACTTTTTGGTCAACCAGACGACATTGCCATAAAGATCAAGAACATGGTTCGAAAAGAAACCGGACTGACGGTTTCAGCCGGTGTTGCACCGTCTAAGTTTGTGGCGAAGATCGCCTCGGACATTGACAAACCGGACGGTTTGACGATCGTGCCGCCTGACCGGGTACGAGAGTTCTTGGAGCCGCTTTCCATTGATAAGATGTGGGGCGTGGGAAAAAAGACTCAGGGCAAACTCCATCGTCTCGGCATTCAGACTATTGGGGACCTGGCTCGTTTCCCAGCCGATGTTTTAGAAAAAAAGCTCGGAAAACACGGCGCCGGAATGCATCAACTGGCTCAGGGAATAGATGAAAGAGACGTGATCCCGGCCACTGATGCAAAATCTGTTGGCAACGAAAAGACATTCCCCCAAGACATCCTGCAGCTTGATTTTGTCAGGAAGGAGATACTTTTCCTGGCTGACAAAGTGGCCCGCCGGATGCGCCGTGACGGTGTT